From a region of the Streptomyces venezuelae genome:
- a CDS encoding FAD-binding oxidoreductase yields the protein MSLNRRQVLGSVAAAVLATAGAAARTPDYGALARGIDGRVVLPGDPDYPEARRLFQPRYDTVAPAAVAYPAHAADVAVCLDFARRSAAPVVPRGGGHSYAGWSTRSAGLVVDTGAMATVSVDGDGVRVGAGARLGDVHAALAGHGRSVPTGLCPSVGIAGLTLGGGLGLASRAYGTTADRLTGARVVTPDGIVREVSADAGRDPELFWALRGGGGGNFGVVTEFRFRTHPVGACAFAELHWPGGDSAAVLRGWQRWLAGLPDPFWSQVEFTVEVDAGAGTTPAVRVVCLDGRHELERQLTRLSDLVGGAPRDSWITVRSHEDTVRALSGCLELSPAQCRLPGTTPGRDPQGRLGRDSYAARCDFWAGGGLPDAAIGAVLDAVRRYGTRVPRGGRGVVQFDGVCGGALNRVPAGSTAFVHRDSAFLAQYLVYWPESAPAAEVARHQGWLDGLWRDLRPWASGRAYQNYTDPKLTGWREAYYGPNLARLQEVRRVHDPDRLFRFPQAL from the coding sequence ATGAGCCTCAATCGCCGCCAAGTCCTGGGCAGCGTGGCCGCGGCCGTTCTCGCCACCGCCGGGGCGGCGGCCCGGACCCCGGACTACGGGGCGCTCGCGCGCGGGATCGACGGGCGGGTGGTGCTCCCGGGGGACCCGGACTATCCGGAGGCCCGCCGCCTGTTCCAGCCCCGGTACGACACCGTCGCACCGGCCGCGGTGGCCTATCCCGCGCACGCCGCGGACGTGGCCGTCTGCCTGGACTTCGCCCGCCGGTCGGCCGCGCCCGTGGTCCCGCGCGGTGGCGGTCACAGCTACGCGGGCTGGTCCACGCGATCCGCCGGGCTGGTCGTCGACACGGGGGCCATGGCCACCGTGTCGGTGGACGGGGACGGTGTCCGGGTCGGCGCGGGTGCCCGGCTCGGGGACGTGCACGCGGCCCTCGCGGGGCACGGCCGGTCCGTCCCGACCGGGCTGTGCCCGTCCGTCGGCATCGCCGGACTCACCCTCGGCGGCGGCCTGGGCCTGGCCTCGCGGGCGTACGGGACCACAGCCGACCGGCTCACCGGGGCCCGGGTGGTCACACCCGACGGGATCGTCCGCGAGGTCTCCGCCGACGCCGGCCGCGATCCGGAGCTCTTCTGGGCGCTGCGCGGCGGTGGCGGCGGCAACTTCGGCGTGGTGACCGAGTTCCGCTTCCGCACCCACCCGGTCGGTGCGTGCGCCTTCGCCGAACTCCACTGGCCCGGCGGCGACTCGGCAGCCGTACTGCGCGGCTGGCAGCGCTGGCTGGCCGGGCTGCCGGACCCGTTCTGGAGCCAGGTCGAGTTCACCGTCGAGGTGGATGCCGGGGCCGGGACGACGCCGGCGGTACGGGTGGTGTGCCTCGACGGACGCCACGAGCTGGAACGGCAGCTGACCCGGCTGTCCGACCTGGTCGGCGGGGCGCCGCGGGACAGCTGGATCACCGTACGCAGCCACGAGGACACCGTCCGGGCGCTGTCCGGCTGCCTGGAGCTGAGCCCCGCGCAGTGCCGGCTGCCGGGCACCACGCCGGGCCGGGACCCGCAGGGACGGCTCGGCCGGGACTCCTACGCCGCGCGCTGCGACTTCTGGGCGGGCGGCGGGCTGCCGGACGCGGCGATCGGCGCGGTCCTGGACGCCGTGCGCCGGTACGGGACGCGCGTGCCCCGGGGCGGCCGGGGCGTCGTCCAGTTCGACGGGGTCTGCGGAGGAGCGCTGAACCGGGTCCCCGCCGGCTCGACCGCCTTCGTGCACCGCGACAGCGCCTTCCTCGCCCAGTACCTCGTCTACTGGCCCGAATCCGCGCCGGCCGCCGAGGTGGCCCGGCACCAGGGCTGGCTCGACGGCCTCTGGCGGGACCTGCGCCCCTGGGCGAGCGGCCGTGCCTACCAGAACTACACCGATCCGAAGCTCACGGGCTGGCGCGAGGCCTACTACGGCCCGAACCTGGCGCGCCTTCAGGAGGTCCGGCGTGTCCACGACCCGGACCGGCTCTTCCGTTTCCCCCAGGCCCTTTGA
- a CDS encoding class I SAM-dependent methyltransferase — translation MTETSYLSSVRASYDAVAVDYARLVSADLAGKPLDRAMLAAFAEYVRDGTGGGGRAVADLGCGPGRVTAHLDGLGVRVFGVDLSPAMVAVARRTYPGLRFEVGSMAALDVADGVLGGVLAWYSTVHTPPSGLPVLFAEFARVLAPGGHLLIAFKAGDGLVRLDHAYGRPVDLDVYRTPPELIAGLLAGAGLTEVSRLVREAAPDEQCPQGFLLARKG, via the coding sequence ATGACAGAGACCTCGTACCTCAGCTCCGTACGGGCGTCCTACGACGCCGTGGCCGTCGACTACGCGCGGCTGGTCAGCGCCGATCTGGCCGGAAAGCCGCTGGACAGGGCCATGTTGGCGGCCTTCGCCGAGTACGTGCGCGACGGCACGGGCGGCGGGGGCCGGGCCGTGGCCGACCTGGGCTGCGGCCCCGGCCGGGTGACGGCGCATCTGGACGGGCTGGGCGTACGGGTCTTCGGCGTCGACCTGTCTCCGGCGATGGTGGCGGTGGCCCGCCGGACCTATCCGGGGCTGCGTTTCGAGGTGGGCTCGATGGCCGCCCTGGACGTGGCCGACGGGGTCCTCGGCGGGGTGCTGGCCTGGTACTCCACCGTGCACACCCCGCCCTCGGGGTTGCCGGTGCTGTTCGCGGAGTTCGCCCGGGTACTGGCGCCGGGCGGTCATCTCCTGATCGCGTTCAAGGCGGGAGACGGGCTGGTCCGGCTGGACCACGCGTACGGGCGTCCCGTCGACCTCGACGTGTACCGGACGCCGCCGGAGCTGATCGCCGGACTGCTGGCCGGGGCCGGACTGACGGAGGTGTCCCGGCTGGTCCGCGAGGCGGCCCCCGACGAGCAGTGCCCCCAGGGCTTCCTGCTGGCGCGCAAGGGCTGA
- a CDS encoding IucA/IucC family protein → MHLPPSPAEEAVAAELAGVRPSLGPSYGAALDGARAAVLTRLWRALAFEPLPWVVGRAYAPGGLALLLAGGARLEGPPPDPYATGPYVSELLLDGRPYRQAARLVTALGVPHGELFAAELDACTASLALSRAGQPPTGEDPAPRTTWEWEQRVVDGHPYHPNCRSRPGFSVAEQLAYAPEHRPVVELGLVAVRAGECLVTGDWPQELREAGRILVPVHPWQAAHVLKHERVRPGLAAHPLMALRTLAPVDGGAHVKTALSARLTSSVRDISVYSIETAAAVSAFAQGLTERLDGRLHITRTLGATTAHSPDLAAVLREPPEAYADAAAGERVLPVAALASFGPARSAAWRAEFARLALSVCLRVLELGVALEAHGQNLLVVLSPTGAPLRLVYRDLADIRISPARLARHGLPVPPLSGRLVTDDVSVLRRKLFGSLLTGALGATAGSAGAFAEALAEAAALPATADTAALLTGPLPTKALTLMRLSPGVPGDQWAELPNPLVGG, encoded by the coding sequence ATGCATCTTCCCCCCTCCCCGGCCGAAGAGGCCGTCGCCGCCGAACTGGCCGGCGTGCGCCCGTCGCTCGGACCCTCGTACGGCGCGGCGCTCGACGGTGCCCGGGCGGCCGTGCTGACGCGGCTGTGGCGGGCCCTCGCCTTCGAACCCCTGCCCTGGGTCGTCGGCCGCGCGTACGCGCCCGGCGGCCTGGCCCTGCTGCTGGCCGGGGGCGCCCGGCTGGAGGGCCCGCCGCCGGATCCGTACGCGACCGGGCCGTACGTGAGCGAGCTGCTGCTCGACGGCAGGCCCTACCGGCAGGCCGCGCGACTGGTGACGGCCCTGGGGGTGCCGCACGGGGAGCTGTTCGCCGCCGAACTGGACGCCTGTACGGCCTCCCTCGCGCTCTCCCGGGCCGGTCAGCCGCCCACGGGCGAGGACCCGGCCCCGCGGACCACGTGGGAATGGGAGCAGCGGGTCGTCGACGGACATCCCTACCACCCGAACTGCCGTTCCCGGCCCGGTTTCTCGGTGGCGGAGCAGCTGGCGTACGCGCCCGAGCACCGGCCCGTGGTGGAACTCGGGCTGGTCGCCGTACGGGCCGGGGAATGCCTGGTCACCGGCGACTGGCCACAGGAGCTGCGGGAGGCGGGACGGATCCTGGTCCCGGTGCACCCGTGGCAGGCGGCGCACGTCCTGAAGCACGAGCGGGTGCGGCCCGGCCTGGCGGCGCACCCGCTGATGGCCCTGCGCACCCTGGCCCCCGTCGACGGCGGGGCGCACGTGAAGACCGCGCTGAGCGCCCGGCTGACGTCGTCCGTGCGGGACATCTCCGTCTACTCCATCGAGACGGCTGCGGCCGTCTCCGCCTTCGCCCAGGGCCTGACCGAGCGGCTCGACGGGCGGCTGCACATCACCCGCACCCTGGGCGCCACGACGGCGCACAGTCCGGATCTGGCGGCCGTGCTGCGCGAGCCGCCCGAAGCGTACGCGGACGCCGCCGCCGGCGAGCGGGTGCTGCCGGTGGCGGCCCTGGCGTCGTTCGGCCCGGCCCGCTCGGCGGCCTGGCGGGCCGAGTTCGCCCGGCTGGCGCTGTCGGTGTGCCTGCGGGTGCTGGAGCTCGGGGTGGCCCTGGAGGCCCACGGCCAGAACCTCCTCGTCGTCCTCTCCCCCACCGGCGCCCCGCTGCGGCTGGTCTACCGCGACCTCGCCGACATCCGGATCAGCCCGGCCCGCCTCGCCCGGCACGGCCTGCCGGTGCCGCCGCTGTCCGGCCGGCTGGTCACCGACGACGTGAGCGTGCTGCGGCGCAAGCTGTTCGGGTCCCTGCTCACGGGGGCGCTCGGGGCGACGGCGGGCTCGGCCGGGGCCTTCGCCGAGGCCCTCGCGGAGGCGGCCGCCCTGCCGGCCACCGCGGACACCGCGGCACTGCTGACCGGGCCGCTGCCCACCAAGGCGCTCACGCTGATGCGGCTGAGTCCCGGGGTGCCGGGCGACCAGTGGGCGGAACTTCCCAATCCGCTGGTCGGGGGGTGA
- a CDS encoding IucA/IucC family protein — translation MDRMESVDLNAAADAYAAAPLLNCLLREVADPAGEYGTGAGTDLRVHRLRGSGRLLRVRGGRRPACPELCTADGWHPLSHPELAKLVSDELGRFTGVPNDELPVEITDSRDAIAALLAARTAAEPPADPYLLSEQSLVMGHPHHPAPKARGGAPAGSWLPYAPEAYARFPLVFLGLREDQSAEEGGPAASAAVDALADALDGPRAPAGYRLLPAHPWQLDLVGERPAVREAFADGRLLRLGVSRRPAWPTASIRTLYVPDPEADLFVKFSLDVRITNDVRRLWRHDLLRLRRTDAAVEAGFAALRRTGRSAAWLPDRGYRTAAFAFEELAVLVRDGLHAHTVPGATPLLAAGLAEGYPGSPPAAGTDPVRWWRAYLREVVPPVLEMFARHGIVLEAHLQNTLVAVDADGLPVQALFRDAEGVKLPADLPRADAWQRLVYCLVVNNLTEIAGALSGRYPDVSPLLWPAAREEFLRFGADPGLPEIAELLTAATLPGKTNLLLRWTRADGADARYLPLPNPLRTVSGSR, via the coding sequence ATGGACCGAATGGAATCAGTGGACCTCAACGCCGCCGCCGACGCGTACGCCGCCGCCCCGCTCCTGAACTGCCTGCTCAGAGAGGTGGCCGACCCCGCCGGGGAGTACGGCACGGGCGCGGGAACCGATCTGCGCGTCCACCGGCTGCGCGGCAGCGGGCGGCTGCTCCGGGTGCGCGGCGGACGCCGGCCCGCATGCCCCGAACTGTGTACGGCAGACGGCTGGCACCCGCTCAGCCATCCCGAACTGGCCAAACTCGTCTCCGACGAACTCGGCCGGTTCACCGGTGTCCCCAACGACGAACTGCCCGTCGAGATCACCGACAGCCGCGACGCGATCGCCGCGCTGCTGGCGGCCCGGACGGCCGCCGAACCCCCGGCGGACCCGTACCTCCTGTCCGAGCAGTCCCTGGTCATGGGCCACCCGCACCACCCCGCCCCCAAGGCCCGCGGCGGGGCGCCGGCCGGCAGCTGGCTGCCGTACGCGCCCGAGGCCTACGCCCGTTTCCCGCTGGTCTTCCTGGGGCTGCGCGAGGACCAGAGCGCCGAGGAGGGCGGCCCGGCCGCCTCCGCCGCGGTCGACGCCCTCGCCGACGCCCTCGACGGGCCGCGCGCACCGGCCGGGTACCGGCTGCTGCCCGCCCACCCCTGGCAGCTCGACCTGGTGGGCGAGCGCCCCGCGGTGCGCGAGGCCTTCGCCGACGGGCGGCTGCTGCGGCTCGGGGTGAGCCGGCGGCCGGCCTGGCCGACCGCCTCGATCCGGACCCTGTACGTCCCGGACCCGGAGGCCGACCTCTTCGTGAAGTTCAGCCTAGACGTCCGGATCACCAACGACGTGCGCCGGCTGTGGCGACACGACCTGCTGCGACTGCGCCGCACCGATGCGGCCGTCGAGGCCGGTTTCGCCGCCCTGCGCCGGACCGGCCGGAGCGCGGCCTGGCTCCCCGACCGCGGCTACCGCACCGCCGCCTTCGCCTTCGAGGAACTCGCCGTCCTGGTCCGCGACGGCCTGCACGCCCACACCGTGCCGGGCGCCACGCCGCTGCTGGCCGCCGGGCTCGCCGAGGGCTACCCCGGGAGCCCGCCCGCCGCCGGCACCGACCCGGTCCGCTGGTGGCGGGCGTACCTGCGCGAGGTCGTGCCGCCGGTGCTGGAGATGTTCGCCCGGCACGGCATCGTGCTGGAGGCCCACCTCCAGAACACCCTGGTCGCCGTCGACGCGGACGGCCTGCCGGTGCAGGCCCTCTTCCGGGACGCGGAAGGCGTCAAACTGCCGGCGGACCTGCCACGGGCGGATGCCTGGCAGCGCCTGGTCTACTGCCTGGTGGTCAACAACCTGACGGAGATCGCGGGCGCGCTGTCCGGACGGTATCCGGACGTCTCGCCGCTCCTGTGGCCCGCCGCCCGGGAGGAGTTCCTGCGCTTCGGCGCCGACCCCGGGCTCCCGGAGATCGCGGAACTGCTCACGGCCGCGACCCTGCCGGGCAAGACCAACCTGCTCCTGCGCTGGACCCGGGCGGACGGCGCGGACGCCCGCTACCTGCCCCTGCCGAACCCGCTGCGGACGGTCAGCGGAAGCCGCTGA
- a CDS encoding PIG-L family deacetylase — protein MTDRRLTLMAVHAHPDDEATGTGGVLARYAAEGVRTVLVTCTDGGCGDGPGGVKPGDPGHDPAAVATMRRRELEASCDVLRVSDLETLDYADSGMMGWSSNDAPGSFWKTPLEEGAARLAALMRHYRPDVVVTYDENGFYGHPDHIQAHRITMAALELTDLTPKVYWTTMPRSAMERFGKIMREFQEDMPEPDPAEAAALAEIGLPDDQITTWVDTTAFSGQKFDALAAHASQGENIFFLRMGKERFGELMGTETFVRVQGATGAAVPETDLFAGLR, from the coding sequence ATGACCGACCGCCGCTTGACGCTGATGGCCGTGCACGCCCACCCCGACGACGAGGCCACCGGAACGGGAGGCGTGCTCGCACGGTACGCGGCAGAGGGCGTCCGCACGGTCCTCGTGACGTGTACCGACGGCGGTTGCGGTGACGGGCCGGGGGGCGTCAAGCCGGGTGACCCCGGGCACGATCCGGCGGCCGTCGCCACGATGCGCCGACGGGAACTGGAGGCGAGTTGCGACGTCCTCCGGGTCAGTGACCTGGAGACGCTGGACTATGCCGACTCCGGGATGATGGGCTGGTCGAGCAACGACGCCCCCGGGTCCTTCTGGAAGACCCCGCTGGAGGAAGGCGCCGCCCGGCTGGCGGCGCTCATGCGGCACTACCGGCCCGATGTGGTCGTCACCTATGACGAGAACGGCTTCTACGGACACCCCGACCACATCCAGGCCCACCGCATCACGATGGCGGCGCTGGAGCTGACCGATCTGACACCGAAGGTGTACTGGACGACGATGCCGCGATCGGCGATGGAGCGGTTCGGCAAGATCATGCGAGAGTTCCAGGAGGACATGCCGGAGCCGGATCCCGCCGAGGCCGCCGCGCTGGCCGAGATCGGCCTCCCCGACGACCAGATCACCACGTGGGTGGACACCACCGCGTTCAGCGGTCAGAAGTTCGACGCGCTGGCCGCACACGCCAGTCAGGGCGAGAACATCTTCTTCCTGCGGATGGGCAAGGAGAGGTTCGGCGAGTTGATGGGCACGGAGACCTTCGTACGTGTCCAAGGCGCCACCGGAGCGGCCGTGCCCGAGACCGATCTCTTCGCCGGCCTGCGCTGA
- a CDS encoding NmrA family NAD(P)-binding protein: MGATGATGNALLHSLATSGTPVRALTRTPHRPIPGTAGVRRPPVEVRYADATDPHSLRTAFEGADRLFLAMANGPAQVELETRVIDLATHAGIGHIVKISAPAAEPDSPVAVSRGHHAVEEHLRACGVPHTVLRPYAFMQNLLRLAPGVAQGVVLGTAGDAPFNHVDCRDVADVAAAALTRPDIAGGTYTLTGPEAVSYPELAARLSALTGHRIRYVDLTPDELRDRLVREARMPGWLADHVTEIRQLAVTRPEAPTTTVGDVLGRPPRTLDAFLHEHRAHFRRR; this comes from the coding sequence ATGGGAGCGACCGGAGCGACCGGGAACGCCCTGCTCCACAGCCTCGCCACGTCCGGCACCCCCGTCCGCGCACTGACCCGTACCCCGCACCGGCCGATCCCGGGCACGGCGGGCGTACGGCGGCCGCCCGTCGAGGTCCGGTACGCCGACGCCACCGACCCCCACTCCCTGCGCACCGCCTTCGAGGGCGCCGACCGGCTCTTCCTCGCCATGGCCAACGGCCCCGCACAGGTCGAACTCGAAACCCGCGTCATCGACCTCGCCACCCACGCCGGCATCGGACACATCGTCAAGATCTCCGCACCCGCCGCCGAACCCGACTCCCCGGTCGCCGTATCGCGCGGACACCACGCCGTCGAGGAACACCTGCGCGCCTGCGGCGTCCCCCACACCGTCCTGCGCCCCTACGCGTTCATGCAGAACCTCCTGCGGCTGGCTCCGGGCGTCGCCCAGGGGGTGGTCCTCGGCACGGCGGGCGACGCGCCCTTCAACCACGTCGACTGCCGCGACGTCGCCGACGTCGCGGCCGCCGCCCTCACCCGGCCGGACATCGCCGGCGGCACCTACACGCTGACCGGCCCCGAAGCCGTCAGCTACCCCGAACTCGCCGCACGCCTGTCCGCCCTGACCGGCCATCGGATCCGGTACGTCGACCTCACGCCCGACGAACTGCGCGACAGGCTCGTCCGCGAGGCCCGCATGCCCGGCTGGCTCGCCGACCACGTCACGGAGATCCGGCAACTCGCCGTCACCCGGCCCGAAGCCCCCACCACCACCGTCGGTGACGTCCTGGGCCGCCCGCCCCGCACCCTCGACGCCTTCCTCCACGAGCACCGCGCCCACTTCCGCCGCCGCTAG